The genomic interval CGGTGGCAGCAGGGGTTGGCAAAGGAACGCTCTACCGCCACTTTGAGAGCAAAATGATGCTGTGCATCGCCCTTTTGGATGCTGACCAACGCGATCTCCAAGCGCGATCTTTCCGCCGCTTTGCCAAACCCGATTCCCCTCGCCATAAATTGCATTGGTTTCTAAGTGCGGTCATTGCCTTCGTTGTCGAACATGAGGCGATGTTGAATCTGCCCGATGCCGGGTCTACCTATGCTGCAGCGCATTGGCGAGCGCATGGGTGGTGGCGGCAAACGATTATTGGGCTGCTGCGCCCGCTGCGACCCAAAGGCGATCTAGAGATGATCACCGATATGATTTTTCTGCTGATCGATGTGCGGGCGGTGGGCTACCTTGTACGCGGGCGTGGCTACACGCAGGGGCGTATTGTGGAGGGTATTTGCCGCCTCATTGATGGTCTTTTGCCAGAGACAAATCCCTACAACATTTTTCAAGGAAACTGACCCCCCTTATTGGTTGATGCCCCTGATCGTCA from Anaerolineales bacterium carries:
- a CDS encoding TetR/AcrR family transcriptional regulator, whose amino-acid sequence is MSDDLDDFFQDNTRQTRADAQKNRDLILTAAKQLFAEQGVEAVSMTAIAVAAGVGKGTLYRHFESKMMLCIALLDADQRDLQARSFRRFAKPDSPRHKLHWFLSAVIAFVVEHEAMLNLPDAGSTYAAAHWRAHGWWRQTIIGLLRPLRPKGDLEMITDMIFLLIDVRAVGYLVRGRGYTQGRIVEGICRLIDGLLPETNPYNIFQGN